In one Drosophila pseudoobscura strain MV-25-SWS-2005 chromosome X, UCI_Dpse_MV25, whole genome shotgun sequence genomic region, the following are encoded:
- the LOC6901479 gene encoding uncharacterized protein, translating into MSRKDFYSVQKPHEGIINANEQETQSYKEIREEALKQEMEAESDEEESPEDICGAETRHDHDQDYDLEVPEKAMKMNEYVQENGFERRENSRKNDYKELSSDEESFMEQTADSVQALTDANGEREKLQKDLLIRKGRIAVLELIREKKLNVRYAPQFLQQLVAQNQGTTPDNAQYFLQQIIAEQKESLDRKDGESLKKLIKTKISMNKETIIQMWIKEYKDRNPWTLLTDFDLEHLANGESIFQEMTHDQMMAYNAEEGQRLETCMLLYKGAASGLLLALGGIVLCGLLDSLFG; encoded by the coding sequence ATGAGTAGAAAGGATTTCTACAGTGTACAAAAGCCCCACGAAGGAATAATCAACGCCAATGAGCAGGAGACTCAGTCCTACAAGGAAATTCGGGAAGAAGCACTGAAGCAGGAAATGGAAGCAGAATCCGATGAAGAAGAATCCCCCGAAGACATTTGTGGGGCAGAGACAAGACATGATCATGATCAAGACTATGACCTGGAAGTGCCTGAGAAAGCCATGAAGATGAATGAATATGTTCAAGAAAATGGCTTTGAAAGGCGTGAAAATAGCAGAAAGAACGATTACAAGGAGCTGTCTTCCGACGAAGAATCCTTTATGGAGCAGACGGCGGACAGCGTTCAAGCCCTGACTGACGCTAATGGGGAGAGGGAAAAGCTTCAAAAAGATCTGTTGATTCGTAAAGGCAGAATCGCTGTTCTCGAATTGATCAGAGAAAAGAAGTTGAATGTGCGTTATGCACCGCAATTCCTGCAACAGTTGGTGGCACAGAACCAGGGAACCACTCCGGACAATGCACAATATTTCCTACAGCAGATTATCGCAGAGCAAAAGGAGAGCCTGGACCGCAAGGACGGAGAGTCGCTCAAGAAGCTGATCAAGACGAAGATATCAATGAACAAAGAGACCATCATACAGATGTGGATCAAGGAGTACAAGGACAGAAACCCGTGGACCCTGCTGACCGATTTCGATTTGGAGCATTTGGCCAACGGAGAGTCGATTTTTCAGGAGATGACCCACGACCAGATGATGGCATACAACGCGGAGGAGGGCCAACGACTGGAGACGTGCATGCTCCTGTACAAGGGAGCTGCCAgcggcctcttgctggccCTTGGCGGCATCGTGTTGTGCGGCTTGCTGGATTCCTTGTTCGGTTAG